The sequence CGGCAATATGAGTTTTGTGTTCGGGTTTATGCTCGTGTTTTATTTCGTGAGCGGCATGTTCTATTTTATGCGCTTCCGTTTTAATATGAGCCGCTTTATGTTCAGCGTGTTTGGTTTCCGTTTGCGCTACATGATCTTTTTCAGCAGTAGTTTTTTTTGCCGGTTTTTTTGCGACAGAGGGCGCTTTTGCAGCTTTTGTTTTTTTAGATTCCGTTTTTGCAACAGCCTGTTTTTTAGACACAGCTTTAACCTTAACGGCTTTTTTTTCAGCGCCGTCTTCAGTTTTTTTAACCGTTTTTTTTGCAGCCGTCTCTTTTTTAGCGGACGGCTTCTTTTTAGTTTTTTCTGTATCGGAATCTGCTGCTTTTATTTTTGTTGTTGGCATAGGCTGCACCTCTTATATCAATTTAGGAAATTTTCTTTTTTGCGGCTTCTATAATTTTTTCTGCCGTTTTAGGACCTATTCCGGGCAAAGTCGTAAGATCTTCAACGTTAAGAGCCGCGAGTTTTTCTATATCGGAAAAACCTGCCTGAACAAGTATGTCTATTGTTTTTTCTCCTACGCCTTCAAGCTCTTCAAGCGCGGACGTTTGGCGTTCGGCTTTTTCTTCGTTTGCCTGTTTTTTCTGTCCTTCGGATTTTACGTCTATATGCCAGCCCGTAAGTTTTGCGGCAAGGCGGACGTTGTGTCCGTTTTTACCTATAGCCAAAGAAAGCATATCGTCGGCAACCGTAACTTCCGCTTGTTTATCGGCTTCGGATAAAATTGCGACGGATATAACTTTTGCCGGCGACAAAGCTCCCGCAATATACTTCGCAGGATCTACAGAGAAAGGCACTAAATCTATTCTTTCCCCTCTAAGCTCGTCTATAATAGGCTTAACTCTTGCGCCTTTGACGCCCACGCACGCGCCTACCGGATCTACTTTAGGATTGTGCGAAATTACGGAAACTTTTGTTCTCATACCGGGTTCGCGCACAACGTTTACTATTTCAACGACTTTTTCGTAAATTTCAGGAACTTCAAGTTCAAAAAGTTTTCTAACAAGCTCGGTGCTTGCGCGCGACAAAACGGTTCCCGAACCTTTTGCGTTTTTTTCAACTTTAATTATCACGGCTCTTATGTGCTGACCGAGATTAAATTTTTCTTTAAAAACCTGCTCGCTTGCGGGAAGAATGGCTTCCGTTTTTCCGAGATCTACAATTATATTTTTGTTTGCAACGCGGTAAATAACGCCGTTGACAATTTGTCCTACTTTTTCTTTCATCTCGTCGTAAAGAGAATCTCTTTCAGACTCTCTGATTTTTTGAACTATAACCTGTTTTGCAGTCTGTGCGGCAATACGCGAAAAATCCTGCGTATCAAGAGGAATTTTTACCTCGGCGCCCGGCTCCGCGGAACCTCCGAGTTTTTTTGCGTCTGAAACGCTTATTTCAAGAAGCGGATTTACTACGTCTTTTGCGACGGTTTTAATTACATAAGCCGCCATCTCGCCTGTTTCCTGATTAACTTTAGCTTCAACGTTAACGTTTTTACCTACGTGTTTTTTATAAGCCGACACCAAAGCGTTTTCAACAACCGCTAAAATATCTTCTTTTTTAATTTTTTTATCTTTCTCTATTTGCTCAAGAGCCAGCAAAAGTTCGCTCTTTTCTGACATTTTGTTTCTCCTTTTTTATGCTTAAAAATCTGCTTCTAAATTAGCTTTTTTTATTTCTATAATTTCTATTTCCACGCTGCCGTTTGTAAGGTCTTGCATTACAATTTTCCCGTCGGAGCAAGCCAAAAGAACGCCGGTAAAATTTCTTTGGTTTCCTATAGGGTTAAAAGTTTGAACTTTAATTTTGCTGCCGATAAATTTTTTAAACGCTTTTTCATTTTTCAAAACTCTTTCAATGCCCGGTGAAGAAACTTCTAAAACGTAAGGGTCTGAAAAAATACTGCTTTCGTCAAGCTTGGCGCTAAAAATTCTGCTCATGCGTTCGCAATCGTTCATGTTTACGCCGCCGTCTTTATCTATGAAAATTCTTAAAATCATGTCTCCGTCTTCTTTTACATATTGAACGTCAACAATTTCTATACTTTCACTTTCTGCCGACGCGGCTAAAAAATTTTCCGTTTCAACTGCCTTGTTTATCATATTTTTCACCTGCCAAAAATAAGAGGTGGCTGTCGCCAGCCACCTTTAGTGTAGCTGTTATTATACTAATTATAACAAGAAGTTACAAGAA is a genomic window of Endomicrobium proavitum containing:
- the nusA gene encoding transcription termination factor NusA, which encodes MSEKSELLLALEQIEKDKKIKKEDILAVVENALVSAYKKHVGKNVNVEAKVNQETGEMAAYVIKTVAKDVVNPLLEISVSDAKKLGGSAEPGAEVKIPLDTQDFSRIAAQTAKQVIVQKIRESERDSLYDEMKEKVGQIVNGVIYRVANKNIIVDLGKTEAILPASEQVFKEKFNLGQHIRAVIIKVEKNAKGSGTVLSRASTELVRKLFELEVPEIYEKVVEIVNVVREPGMRTKVSVISHNPKVDPVGACVGVKGARVKPIIDELRGERIDLVPFSVDPAKYIAGALSPAKVISVAILSEADKQAEVTVADDMLSLAIGKNGHNVRLAAKLTGWHIDVKSEGQKKQANEEKAERQTSALEELEGVGEKTIDILVQAGFSDIEKLAALNVEDLTTLPGIGPKTAEKIIEAAKKKIS
- the rimP gene encoding ribosome maturation factor RimP — protein: MINKAVETENFLAASAESESIEIVDVQYVKEDGDMILRIFIDKDGGVNMNDCERMSRIFSAKLDESSIFSDPYVLEVSSPGIERVLKNEKAFKKFIGSKIKVQTFNPIGNQRNFTGVLLACSDGKIVMQDLTNGSVEIEIIEIKKANLEADF